One window of the Streptomyces sp. ITFR-21 genome contains the following:
- a CDS encoding rodlin: MLKKILATAAVAASIAGVSATVAPQAMAIGDSTGTTTANGNGAGQAYGNTYTSGYMSPSFALIQGSLNKPCIALPAKANLGSLIGLVPISVQDINVLSSPQNQQCVENSTQAKGDEPLSHLLDNIPILSGNGAANS, encoded by the coding sequence GTGCTCAAGAAGATCCTCGCAACGGCCGCAGTCGCCGCCTCCATCGCGGGCGTCTCCGCGACCGTCGCCCCGCAGGCGATGGCCATCGGCGACTCGACCGGTACCACCACCGCCAACGGCAACGGCGCTGGGCAGGCGTACGGCAACACGTACACCAGCGGCTACATGAGCCCGTCGTTCGCGCTGATCCAGGGCTCGCTCAACAAGCCCTGCATCGCCCTGCCGGCCAAGGCCAACCTCGGCTCGCTCATCGGCCTGGTGCCGATCAGCGTCCAGGACATCAACGTCCTGTCCTCGCCGCAGAACCAGCAGTGCGTGGAGAACTCCACCCAGGCCAAGGGCGACGAGCCGCTGTCCCACCTGCTGGACAACATCCCGATCCTGTCCGGGAACGGCGCCGCCAACAGCTGA
- a CDS encoding sugar transferase, producing MGGVLAAGDCVAVLAGAGAAAGTGAGPAGAYRCGLLALGVLLAACRQAGLYRPGFAPEALRELPALAVRTALAWGFSVALLGAGQPRRALLTAGAVTVATACSLRALVYWSRRSAGRRRPAPALVVGAGPAVRQVAAALRAHPEYGLRPVAVVAPGPAGEADDPAVRRPAAGPPPEVSPQPGVSLPVLAGHARITEAVVRNAVRYAVVVGPPAPDPPTEATLRLLAARGCLVWQVGAVRGPVPPGHLWGFACRPLELRPYRAQGPLGRWAKRALDTAVSGTALLCATPVLAVCALAVRLADGPGVIFRQERIGLGGRPFTLLKFRTLRPADEQESATRWNIADDLRVSRIGRLLRRTSMDELPQLWNVLRGDMSLVGPRPERPHFVAQFSKVHAGYQDRHRMPAGITGLAQVHGLRGDTSIADRARFDNHYIDSWSLWQDVTILLRTAAALFRLGGS from the coding sequence GTGGGCGGGGTCCTGGCCGCCGGGGACTGCGTGGCCGTGCTGGCGGGCGCGGGGGCGGCGGCGGGGACGGGCGCGGGGCCGGCCGGGGCGTACCGCTGCGGGCTCCTCGCCCTCGGGGTGCTGCTGGCCGCCTGCCGGCAGGCCGGCCTCTACCGGCCGGGCTTCGCCCCCGAAGCCCTGCGGGAGCTGCCCGCCCTCGCGGTGCGGACCGCGCTCGCCTGGGGGTTCTCGGTGGCGCTGCTCGGCGCCGGGCAGCCTCGGCGGGCCCTGCTGACGGCCGGCGCGGTGACCGTGGCGACCGCCTGCTCACTGCGCGCCCTGGTCTACTGGAGCCGCCGCTCGGCCGGCCGGCGGCGTCCCGCCCCCGCGCTGGTCGTCGGCGCCGGCCCGGCCGTACGGCAGGTCGCCGCCGCCTTGCGGGCCCACCCGGAGTACGGGCTGCGGCCGGTCGCTGTCGTCGCGCCGGGCCCGGCCGGCGAGGCGGACGACCCGGCGGTACGCCGGCCGGCCGCCGGCCCGCCGCCCGAGGTGTCCCCGCAGCCGGGGGTGTCCCTGCCGGTCCTCGCCGGGCACGCCCGGATCACCGAGGCGGTGGTCCGGAACGCGGTACGGTACGCGGTCGTCGTCGGCCCGCCGGCGCCGGACCCGCCGACCGAGGCGACCCTGCGGCTGCTGGCGGCGCGGGGCTGCCTGGTGTGGCAGGTGGGCGCGGTGCGCGGCCCCGTACCGCCGGGCCACCTGTGGGGGTTCGCCTGCCGGCCGCTGGAGCTGCGCCCGTACCGGGCGCAGGGGCCGCTCGGGCGCTGGGCGAAGAGAGCCCTGGACACGGCGGTCTCCGGCACCGCGCTGCTCTGCGCCACGCCCGTGCTGGCCGTCTGCGCCCTCGCCGTCCGGCTCGCCGACGGACCCGGCGTGATCTTCCGGCAGGAGCGGATCGGGCTCGGCGGGCGGCCGTTCACCCTGCTGAAGTTCCGCACCCTGCGGCCCGCCGACGAGCAGGAGTCGGCGACCCGCTGGAACATCGCCGACGACCTGCGGGTCAGCCGGATCGGCCGGCTGCTGCGGCGCACCTCGATGGACGAGCTGCCCCAGCTGTGGAACGTACTGCGCGGCGATATGAGCCTGGTCGGGCCGCGGCCCGAACGGCCGCATTTCGTGGCGCAGTTCAGCAAGGTCCACGCCGGCTACCAGGACCGGCACCGGATGCCGGCCGGTATCACCGGGCTGGCCCAGGTGCACGGGCTGCGCGGCGACACCTCGATCGCCGACCGGGCCCGTTTCGACAACCACTACATCGACAGCTGGTCGTTGTGGCAGGACGTGACGATCCTGCTGCGTACCGCCGCCGCGCTCTTCCGGCTCGGCGGCAGCTGA
- a CDS encoding chaplin gives MRQILNRSLLTVAAASSILAAAAGYASADSTAEGAASGSPGVLSGNSVQAPVDVPVNVCGNTVDVAGVGNPAFGNHCAHASLGAHSLSGAHSGPLPGSDTGAESGYGHGSGDPDQYQGHTVGGTATGSPGVLSGNAVDVPVHVPVNVCGNTVDPVGVLNPAMGNSCADTGQASSIAAPPPVPPGHAAPPDTHRAPHTGTPDVPPAAWIPAPRPAAQLAETGADARRIGAAGATSAALLLGGAMLYRRGTRPAHAGRTR, from the coding sequence ATGCGACAGATCCTGAACCGGAGCCTGCTCACCGTCGCCGCCGCGAGCAGCATCCTCGCCGCTGCGGCGGGGTACGCGAGCGCCGACAGCACGGCGGAGGGCGCCGCGTCCGGTTCGCCGGGCGTGCTGTCCGGCAACAGTGTCCAGGCCCCGGTCGACGTACCGGTGAACGTCTGCGGCAACACCGTGGACGTCGCCGGCGTCGGCAACCCCGCCTTCGGCAACCACTGCGCCCATGCGTCGCTCGGCGCGCATTCCCTTTCCGGAGCCCATTCCGGACCCCTGCCCGGTTCGGACACCGGGGCGGAATCCGGGTACGGACACGGATCCGGTGACCCGGACCAATACCAGGGCCACACGGTCGGTGGCACGGCCACCGGTTCGCCCGGCGTGCTCTCCGGCAACGCGGTCGACGTCCCGGTGCACGTGCCGGTGAACGTGTGCGGGAACACCGTGGACCCGGTGGGAGTGCTGAACCCGGCGATGGGGAACTCCTGCGCCGACACCGGGCAGGCGTCCTCGATCGCCGCGCCGCCGCCGGTGCCCCCGGGTCACGCGGCCCCGCCGGACACGCACCGCGCGCCGCACACCGGGACGCCCGACGTGCCGCCCGCGGCCTGGATTCCGGCTCCGCGGCCGGCCGCACAGCTCGCCGAGACGGGCGCCGACGCCCGGCGGATCGGGGCGGCCGGCGCCACCAGCGCGGCGCTGCTGCTCGGCGGCGCGATGCTCTACCGGCGCGGTACGCGCCCGGCCCACGCGGGACGCACCCGCTAG
- the murJ gene encoding murein biosynthesis integral membrane protein MurJ translates to MFGLVRDQGIAHLFGAGAESDAFLVAWTVPEVAATVLIEDAMALLMVPAFSGALARGGGVCALVRGTLPRLLALLGVLTALLVAGAPWVVRGLAPGLADPSAAVGCTRLTAVSVLTFGLAGYLSAALRAHCRFLPPAAIYVAYNAGIVATLYALHGRYGVRAAAAGVAVGGLLMVVIQLPSAARELRAHRPRLATQAAHRPVPAAAPRTAPRAPHAPGRAVGLALLAPIVLFTLSRQAQVLIERFFAAPLPAGAISHLNYAQKVAQLPMSISVMICTVTFPALSRALAEGDRDQARRRVERDLALACVLVLVGTAYVIACAPQIIELLFQRGEFTAADTAATAAVMRVYALGLLGQSLVGTLVRPYFSAASPTWYPAASMAAGLLVTAVADAAAVGPWGAYGIAAGNAAGITVTAGLLLRGLGTRTVAIRARALAPGLTRTSLCAAVAALSGWQSATRMPGALSAAVVCGLVVPAAFAATAVTVRVPELPYLLATVTRKARR, encoded by the coding sequence GTGTTCGGACTGGTCAGGGACCAGGGGATCGCACATCTTTTCGGGGCCGGGGCGGAGTCGGACGCGTTCCTGGTGGCGTGGACGGTGCCGGAGGTCGCGGCGACCGTGCTGATCGAGGACGCGATGGCGCTGCTGATGGTGCCGGCGTTCAGCGGGGCCCTGGCCCGCGGCGGCGGGGTTTGCGCGCTGGTCAGGGGCACGCTGCCGCGGCTGCTCGCGCTGCTGGGAGTGCTGACCGCCCTGCTGGTGGCGGGGGCGCCCTGGGTGGTACGCGGCCTGGCGCCGGGGCTCGCCGACCCGTCGGCGGCGGTGGGCTGCACCCGGCTGACCGCGGTGAGCGTCCTCACCTTCGGCCTGGCCGGCTACCTGTCGGCCGCGCTGCGGGCGCACTGCCGCTTCCTGCCGCCCGCGGCGATCTACGTGGCTTACAACGCCGGCATCGTCGCCACCCTCTACGCCCTGCACGGCCGTTACGGCGTGCGGGCCGCCGCGGCCGGCGTCGCCGTCGGCGGTCTGCTGATGGTCGTCATCCAACTCCCCTCCGCGGCAAGGGAGTTGCGCGCCCACCGGCCCCGCCTCGCCACCCAAGCGGCCCACCGCCCCGTCCCGGCCGCCGCCCCCCGGACCGCCCCGCGCGCCCCCCACGCCCCCGGCCGCGCCGTCGGCCTCGCCCTGCTCGCCCCGATCGTGCTGTTCACCCTCAGCCGCCAGGCCCAGGTCCTGATCGAGCGGTTCTTCGCCGCCCCACTGCCCGCCGGAGCCATCTCCCACCTCAACTACGCCCAAAAAGTCGCCCAGTTGCCGATGTCCATCTCGGTCATGATCTGTACGGTCACCTTCCCCGCCCTCTCCCGCGCCCTCGCCGAAGGCGACCGAGACCAGGCCCGCCGCCGCGTCGAGCGCGACCTCGCGCTGGCCTGCGTGCTGGTGCTGGTCGGCACCGCCTACGTCATCGCCTGCGCCCCGCAGATCATCGAACTCCTCTTCCAGCGCGGCGAGTTCACCGCCGCCGACACCGCCGCCACGGCCGCCGTCATGCGGGTGTACGCGCTCGGACTGCTCGGCCAGAGCCTGGTCGGCACGCTGGTCAGACCGTACTTCTCAGCGGCGAGTCCCACCTGGTACCCGGCCGCCTCGATGGCGGCCGGCCTGCTGGTGACCGCCGTCGCGGACGCCGCCGCCGTCGGCCCCTGGGGCGCGTACGGGATCGCCGCGGGCAACGCCGCCGGGATCACGGTGACCGCAGGGCTGCTGCTGCGCGGTCTGGGCACCCGCACCGTCGCGATCCGCGCCCGCGCGCTCGCGCCCGGTTTGACGCGTACGTCCCTCTGCGCGGCCGTGGCGGCCCTGTCAGGCTGGCAGTCCGCCACCCGCATGCCGGGGGCGTTGTCCGCGGCCGTTGTCTGCGGCCTGGTCGTACCGGCCGCCTTCGCCGCCACGGCTGTCACCGTACGCGTACCGGAACTGCCGTATCTGCTCGCCACCGTGACCCGGAAGGCCCGCCGATGA
- a CDS encoding rodlin, giving the protein MIKKMLAGAALAASVVAVGATAAPQAMAIGNDQGTTTVNGNGAAQAYGNTYTSGTESPQIGLIQGTLNKPCIGLPVKANVGSLIGLIPITVQDVNVLASPQNQQCAENSTQAKGDEPLSHILDNIPVLSGNGAANG; this is encoded by the coding sequence ATGATCAAGAAGATGCTCGCCGGTGCTGCTCTCGCCGCCTCGGTCGTGGCCGTCGGCGCCACCGCCGCCCCGCAGGCCATGGCCATCGGCAACGACCAGGGCACCACCACCGTGAACGGCAACGGCGCGGCGCAGGCGTACGGCAACACCTACACCAGCGGCACCGAGAGCCCGCAGATCGGCCTGATCCAGGGCACCCTGAACAAGCCCTGCATCGGTCTGCCGGTCAAGGCCAACGTCGGTTCGCTGATCGGTCTGATCCCGATCACCGTGCAGGACGTCAACGTGCTCGCCTCGCCGCAGAACCAGCAGTGCGCGGAGAACTCCACCCAGGCCAAGGGCGACGAGCCGCTGTCGCACATCCTGGACAACATCCCGGTCCTGTCCGGGAACGGCGCCGCCAACGGCTGA
- a CDS encoding class I SAM-dependent methyltransferase, which yields MIGDALGDARTVVNVGAGARSYEFAGREVTPVEPSAAMRAQRSPELPRAIDAVAERLPFTDGALDAAMTTFTVHQRSDPAAGLREMRRVARGPVLVLTCDPDRVRDFWLYAYAPEVLDAEARRYPPTAALAAALGGRTTVRPVPIPADRTDGFNETYYARPELLLDPGARQACSAWSFVDDDAVPARFDAHLRRDLADGAREERYGHLRGRPVHQGSPVLLANLP from the coding sequence GTGATCGGGGACGCGCTCGGCGACGCCAGGACGGTGGTCAACGTCGGCGCGGGCGCCCGGTCCTACGAGTTCGCCGGCCGGGAGGTGACCCCGGTGGAGCCGTCGGCCGCGATGCGGGCCCAGCGGTCGCCGGAACTCCCGCGGGCGATCGACGCCGTGGCCGAACGGCTCCCGTTCACCGACGGCGCGTTGGACGCGGCGATGACCACCTTCACCGTGCACCAGCGGAGCGACCCGGCGGCCGGGCTGCGCGAGATGCGGCGGGTGGCGCGCGGCCCGGTGCTCGTCCTGACCTGCGACCCGGACCGGGTACGGGACTTCTGGCTGTACGCGTACGCGCCCGAGGTGCTCGACGCCGAGGCCCGCCGCTACCCTCCGACCGCCGCACTGGCCGCGGCGCTCGGCGGCCGTACGACCGTGCGTCCGGTGCCGATCCCCGCCGACCGCACCGACGGCTTCAACGAAACGTACTACGCCCGTCCCGAGCTGCTGCTCGACCCCGGCGCCCGGCAGGCGTGTTCGGCCTGGAGCTTCGTGGACGACGACGCCGTACCGGCCCGGTTCGACGCGCACCTGCGCCGGGACCTGGCCGACGGCGCCCGGGAGGAGCGGTACGGCCACCTGCGGGGGCGGCCGGTCCACCAGGGCTCGCCGGTGCTGCTGGCGAACCTGCCGTAG
- a CDS encoding IPT/TIG domain-containing protein → MTGAAPASGPASDGTAVTVTGTAFTSTNAVTFDGNPAPFTVISDTAVTAVTPSGTAGSVDVVVTNDAGSATAADGYTYGACPGT, encoded by the coding sequence GTGACCGGAGCCGCTCCGGCGTCCGGCCCGGCGTCCGACGGTACGGCCGTGACCGTGACCGGCACCGCTTTCACCAGCACCAACGCGGTCACCTTCGACGGCAATCCGGCGCCGTTCACGGTGATCTCGGACACCGCGGTGACGGCCGTCACCCCGTCCGGGACGGCCGGTTCCGTCGATGTCGTCGTGACCAACGACGCGGGCAGCGCGACCGCCGCGGACGGCTACACCTATGGGGCCTGCCCCGGCACCTGA
- a CDS encoding glycosyltransferase family 4 protein: protein MPQHQYELAGLTVLHMTQPVEGGVARVVMDLVRAQVGAGARVVVASPSEPPGRPDRPGPAGTPGAPGAPGPLAAAVTAAGAEPVRWPARRSPGPALAREVAAAGRVLRAARPDLLHLHSAKAGLAGRLAARGALPTVFQPHAWSFEAVTGPAAGAALRWERYAAARWTDLVLCVSEAERATGRRQGVRADWAVVPNGVDTARFAPAADRAAVRAALPALCGLAPGAPLVVCVGRLCPQKGQDVLLRAWPDVAARLPGARLALVGDGPDRDRLFRDAPPGVLLAGASADPGPWYQAADVVVQPSRWEGMALAPLEAMACGRPVVLTDVAGARESLPPADTAGCVVPVADPPALAAALLRLLTDPRLRTAAGARALGRVRDRHDVRRAAAEVAALYGALLALPRPYAVERVPR, encoded by the coding sequence ATGCCGCAACACCAGTACGAACTCGCCGGGCTGACGGTGCTCCACATGACGCAGCCGGTCGAGGGCGGCGTCGCGCGCGTCGTCATGGACCTGGTGCGTGCCCAGGTCGGTGCCGGAGCGCGGGTCGTCGTCGCGTCCCCCTCGGAGCCGCCGGGGCGGCCGGACCGCCCCGGACCGGCGGGGACGCCCGGAGCACCCGGAGCACCCGGTCCGCTCGCCGCCGCCGTCACCGCGGCCGGCGCCGAGCCCGTACGGTGGCCCGCGCGCCGCTCCCCCGGCCCCGCGCTGGCCCGCGAGGTCGCCGCCGCCGGCCGCGTGCTGCGGGCCGCCCGCCCCGACCTGCTCCACCTGCACAGCGCCAAGGCCGGGCTGGCCGGCCGGCTCGCCGCCCGGGGCGCGCTGCCCACCGTCTTCCAACCGCACGCCTGGTCCTTCGAGGCCGTCACCGGCCCGGCCGCCGGGGCCGCGCTGCGCTGGGAGCGGTACGCCGCCGCGCGCTGGACCGACCTCGTGCTGTGCGTCAGCGAGGCGGAGCGCGCGACCGGCCGCCGGCAGGGCGTCCGGGCGGACTGGGCGGTGGTGCCCAACGGCGTGGACACCGCCCGCTTCGCGCCCGCCGCCGACCGGGCCGCGGTACGCGCCGCCCTGCCCGCCCTCTGCGGCCTCGCGCCCGGCGCCCCGCTGGTGGTGTGCGTCGGGCGGCTCTGCCCGCAGAAGGGCCAGGACGTGCTGCTGCGCGCCTGGCCCGATGTCGCCGCCCGGCTGCCGGGCGCCCGGCTCGCGCTGGTCGGCGACGGTCCCGACCGCGACCGCCTGTTCCGGGACGCGCCCCCCGGCGTCCTGCTCGCCGGGGCGAGCGCCGACCCGGGGCCCTGGTACCAGGCCGCCGACGTGGTGGTCCAGCCGTCGCGCTGGGAGGGCATGGCGCTCGCCCCGCTGGAGGCGATGGCCTGCGGGCGGCCGGTGGTGCTCACCGACGTGGCCGGCGCGCGGGAGAGCCTGCCGCCCGCCGACACGGCCGGCTGCGTCGTCCCGGTGGCGGACCCGCCCGCCCTGGCCGCCGCCCTGCTGCGGCTGCTGACCGATCCGCGGCTGCGTACCGCCGCCGGAGCCCGCGCGCTCGGCCGGGTCCGGGACCGCCACGACGTACGAAGGGCCGCGGCCGAGGTAGCCGCCCTGTACGGCGCGCTGCTCGCCCTCCCCCGCCCGTACGCCGTGGAGAGGGTCCCGCGATGA
- a CDS encoding MDR family MFS transporter, whose translation MSAQADAASTGTAIPPAAYSHRQIMIILSGLLLGMFLAALDQTVVSTAIYKIGESLNGLTAQAWVTTSFLITSTIATPLYGKLSDQYGRKPFFLFAIAVFIAGSALCMLSTSMYMLAAFRAFQGIGAGGLFSLALAIVGDIIPPRERAKYQGYFMAVFGTSSVLGPVVGGALAGQDQLLGIDGWRWIFLINVPIGVLALVVVARVLHVKQDRRAHRIDYAGAVALIVSLVPLLIVAEQGREWGWGSGTALACYVVGAIGVAGFLFAERRAGDEALLPMRLFRNGVFALGSAQSAIIGVGMFGGITLLPLYLQLVKGNSPTRAGLLTLPLVLGIMALSMVSGQITSRTGRYKVFPIIGCVLLVAGMLMLWRLEADSGLLYVDLAMFVVGAGLGLNMQTIVLAMQNAVPPRDIGVATSSTTFFRQMGGTLGVAVFLSIVYSVVGDKIGAAFADARGGQAFQQAAKSHPDQLKMLTSASSGGSGTLNDTSFLNRIDPVLGHPFKVGFTDAIDVAFLVGAAVLVIALVLSTLIKEVPLRTTAAAFAEEPEPAAEGPAAGGPAAGGPAAGGPAAGESAAGPAS comes from the coding sequence ATGAGCGCCCAGGCAGATGCCGCCTCGACCGGCACCGCGATACCACCGGCGGCGTACTCGCACCGTCAGATCATGATCATCCTGTCGGGGCTGCTGCTGGGCATGTTCCTGGCCGCGCTGGACCAGACGGTCGTCTCGACGGCCATCTACAAGATCGGCGAAAGCCTCAACGGCCTCACCGCGCAGGCGTGGGTGACCACGTCGTTCCTGATCACCTCGACCATCGCGACGCCGCTGTACGGCAAGCTGTCCGACCAGTACGGCCGCAAGCCGTTCTTCCTGTTCGCCATCGCGGTGTTCATCGCCGGCTCGGCGCTGTGCATGCTGTCGACGTCGATGTACATGCTGGCCGCGTTCCGCGCCTTCCAGGGCATCGGCGCCGGCGGGCTGTTCTCGCTCGCCCTGGCGATCGTCGGCGACATCATCCCGCCGCGCGAACGGGCCAAGTACCAGGGCTACTTCATGGCCGTCTTCGGTACCTCCAGCGTGCTCGGTCCGGTCGTCGGCGGCGCGCTCGCCGGGCAGGACCAGCTGCTGGGTATCGACGGCTGGCGGTGGATCTTCCTGATCAACGTGCCGATCGGCGTCCTCGCGCTCGTCGTGGTCGCCCGGGTGCTGCACGTGAAGCAGGACCGGCGGGCGCACCGGATCGACTACGCCGGCGCGGTGGCGCTGATCGTCTCGCTGGTGCCGCTGCTCATCGTCGCCGAACAGGGCCGCGAGTGGGGCTGGGGCAGCGGCACCGCGCTGGCCTGCTACGTGGTCGGCGCGATCGGCGTCGCCGGCTTCCTGTTCGCCGAGCGCCGGGCGGGCGACGAGGCGCTGCTGCCGATGCGGCTGTTCCGCAACGGCGTGTTCGCGCTCGGCTCGGCCCAGTCCGCGATCATCGGCGTCGGCATGTTCGGCGGCATCACGCTGCTGCCGCTCTACCTCCAGCTGGTCAAGGGCAACTCCCCGACCCGGGCGGGCCTGCTCACGCTTCCGCTGGTGCTCGGCATCATGGCCCTGTCGATGGTCTCCGGCCAGATCACCTCCAGGACCGGCCGCTACAAGGTCTTCCCGATCATCGGCTGCGTCCTGCTGGTGGCCGGGATGCTGATGCTCTGGCGGCTGGAGGCGGACAGCGGTCTGCTCTATGTCGACCTGGCCATGTTCGTGGTCGGCGCCGGCCTCGGTCTGAACATGCAGACCATCGTGCTGGCCATGCAGAACGCGGTGCCGCCCCGGGACATCGGCGTGGCCACCTCCTCGACCACGTTCTTCCGCCAGATGGGCGGCACGCTCGGCGTCGCGGTGTTCCTGTCGATCGTCTACTCGGTGGTCGGCGACAAGATCGGCGCCGCCTTCGCCGACGCCCGCGGCGGCCAGGCGTTCCAGCAGGCCGCCAAGTCCCACCCGGACCAGCTCAAGATGCTCACCTCGGCGTCCTCCGGCGGCTCCGGCACCCTCAACGACACCTCGTTCCTGAACCGCATCGACCCGGTCCTCGGCCATCCCTTCAAGGTCGGCTTCACCGACGCCATCGACGTGGCCTTCCTGGTCGGCGCGGCGGTGCTGGTGATCGCGCTGGTGCTCTCCACGCTGATCAAGGAGGTGCCGCTGCGGACCACCGCCGCGGCCTTCGCGGAGGAGCCGGAGCCCGCAGCCGAGGGACCCGCCGCGGGCGGGCCGGCTGCCGGTGGGCCGGCCGCGGGTGGGCCGGCCGCGGGTGAATCCGCCGCCGGACCGGCCTCGTAG
- a CDS encoding chaplin, whose protein sequence is MKFSKVAAVAAGTLIATGVAAPAFADSGAGAVAAHSPGVLSGNVVQVPVHVPVNVTGNTINVIGLLNPAFGNSGTNASL, encoded by the coding sequence GTGAAGTTCTCGAAGGTCGCGGCCGTCGCCGCCGGCACGCTGATCGCGACCGGCGTCGCCGCCCCCGCGTTCGCCGACTCCGGCGCCGGCGCCGTCGCCGCCCACTCCCCGGGCGTGCTGTCCGGCAACGTCGTCCAGGTCCCGGTACACGTGCCGGTGAACGTGACGGGGAACACCATCAACGTCATCGGCCTGCTCAATCCGGCGTTCGGCAACAGCGGCACCAACGCCAGCCTGTGA
- a CDS encoding O-antigen ligase family protein, protein MALTLTRTPAGARPGPEPRRLAWLAPLLPAVATVLLLALPVPPGDVSRSGKVTPADAASAVLVLTCAVRLARQRRRVLGPAAAIVLGAPLVGCALAAATSPDPGAGLAGFLRYAQVFVLVPAAIVLLLRDRRDFAVVAGSVVALALAQGAVGCRQYATGTGASYTGEDIRAVGTFGPSDVMGMATVVAYGLVIAVGWALAPGPARLRLAALGCAGALAVPLVVSFSRGAWIATAVACAAMTVLAGRRLAVRVLGALAACAVLLVGGVGAGSQLIGERVASITRVTDAPDPSVTDRYALWAAAVSMWRQHPLTGVGLKRFPDERDGHASLALSSGSDTAGAGQVFEREPLLSPHNMYLLALAEQGLVGCALLTGSWAALLTAGTARHLRAAPTAPGLAALGLLVWTCVDFLYADIGGPCTVLTAVLLGLSARWSLLPSNGAAR, encoded by the coding sequence ATGGCCCTGACCCTCACCCGGACGCCGGCCGGCGCCCGCCCCGGCCCGGAGCCGCGCCGACTGGCCTGGCTGGCGCCGCTGCTGCCGGCCGTGGCCACCGTGCTGCTGCTGGCGCTGCCGGTGCCGCCCGGCGACGTGAGCCGGTCGGGCAAGGTGACCCCGGCGGACGCGGCCTCCGCCGTGCTCGTCCTGACCTGCGCGGTCCGGCTGGCGCGGCAGCGGCGGCGGGTGCTGGGCCCGGCCGCCGCGATCGTGCTCGGGGCGCCGCTCGTCGGCTGCGCGCTGGCTGCGGCGACGTCGCCCGACCCGGGCGCCGGACTCGCCGGATTCCTGCGCTACGCCCAGGTCTTCGTGCTGGTGCCCGCCGCGATCGTGCTGCTGCTGCGGGACCGGCGGGACTTCGCGGTGGTCGCGGGCAGCGTCGTCGCGCTCGCGCTGGCCCAGGGCGCGGTCGGCTGCCGGCAGTACGCGACCGGGACCGGCGCCTCGTACACGGGCGAGGACATCAGGGCGGTCGGCACCTTCGGGCCGTCCGACGTGATGGGCATGGCGACGGTCGTGGCGTACGGGCTGGTGATCGCGGTCGGCTGGGCGCTGGCCCCCGGCCCGGCGCGGCTGCGGCTGGCCGCGCTGGGCTGCGCGGGGGCGCTGGCCGTGCCGCTCGTGGTGTCCTTCAGCCGCGGTGCGTGGATCGCGACGGCGGTGGCGTGCGCGGCGATGACGGTGCTGGCGGGGCGGCGGCTGGCGGTCCGGGTCCTCGGGGCGCTGGCCGCGTGCGCGGTGCTGCTGGTCGGCGGGGTGGGGGCGGGCTCGCAGCTGATCGGCGAGCGGGTCGCCAGCATCACCCGGGTCACCGACGCGCCCGACCCGTCGGTGACCGACCGCTACGCCCTGTGGGCCGCCGCCGTCTCGATGTGGCGGCAGCACCCCCTGACCGGGGTCGGGCTCAAGCGCTTCCCCGACGAGCGCGACGGGCACGCCTCCCTCGCGCTGTCCTCGGGCAGCGACACCGCGGGGGCGGGCCAGGTGTTCGAGCGGGAACCACTGCTCTCGCCGCACAACATGTACCTGCTGGCACTCGCCGAACAGGGCCTGGTGGGCTGCGCCCTGCTGACCGGTTCCTGGGCGGCCCTGCTCACCGCCGGCACCGCCCGCCACCTGCGCGCCGCCCCCACCGCGCCGGGCCTGGCCGCCCTCGGCCTGCTGGTGTGGACCTGCGTCGACTTCCTCTACGCCGACATCGGCGGCCCCTGCACCGTGCTGACCGCCGTCCTCCTCGGCCTCAGCGCCCGGTGGTCCCTCCTCCCGTCGAACGGCGCCGCCCGATGA
- a CDS encoding universal stress protein — protein MGFDRIPGDGGRVIVAGVDGSDSSWRAAAYAVGLARRQDALLVLVHVLPNHPAALMAGVAWMLAEGDLAVADELRRRVRAGLACSVDLRSLRWEFHALRDADAVAGITRTADEFRADAVVVGSSRGLWHRLFGSAGVRLVKCGKWPVTVVP, from the coding sequence GTGGGTTTCGACCGGATCCCGGGCGACGGCGGCCGGGTAATCGTGGCCGGGGTGGACGGCTCGGACTCCTCCTGGCGTGCCGCCGCGTACGCGGTCGGCCTCGCCCGCCGGCAGGACGCCCTGCTCGTCCTCGTCCATGTGCTGCCCAACCACCCGGCCGCCCTCATGGCGGGCGTCGCCTGGATGCTCGCCGAGGGCGACCTGGCGGTGGCCGACGAGCTCCGCCGCCGGGTGCGGGCGGGGCTCGCCTGCTCGGTCGACCTGCGGTCGCTGCGCTGGGAGTTCCACGCGCTGCGGGACGCCGACGCGGTCGCGGGCATCACCCGGACCGCCGACGAGTTCCGGGCCGACGCGGTGGTGGTCGGCTCGTCCAGAGGGCTGTGGCACCGGCTCTTCGGCTCGGCGGGGGTGCGGCTGGTCAAGTGCGGGAAGTGGCCGGTGACCGTCGTGCCGTAG